A portion of the Bdellovibrio bacteriovorus genome contains these proteins:
- the rsmA gene encoding 16S rRNA (adenine(1518)-N(6)/adenine(1519)-N(6))-dimethyltransferase RsmA: MSESSKRLAQALDELGILAKKSLGQNFLVSDTVIEKIINQVKEFKPEVLIEVGPGPGALTYFLQQMNVPLTVIELDHVIAEYWRGKGLPVLEEDALKLDWNQFYSDKKTVFVSNLPYQISSSIVIDRSMEDYGIEHMVLMFQKEVAQRIRGPAKSEHYGLLSVIAQTFWNTALVSEAGPGDFKPPPRVASRVLSFSRIPTEIKKRPQFLTFVKTAFAQRRKLLKSNLSGLLKQKQLTEEQMVGWLADMGFKETVRAEELSPPQFVELYKKFGFE, from the coding sequence ATGAGCGAATCCAGCAAGCGTTTAGCGCAAGCCTTAGACGAATTAGGAATTTTAGCCAAAAAATCTTTGGGTCAAAATTTCTTAGTCAGCGATACGGTGATTGAAAAGATCATCAATCAAGTCAAAGAATTTAAGCCCGAAGTTTTAATCGAAGTGGGGCCAGGCCCTGGGGCTTTGACTTATTTCTTGCAACAAATGAATGTGCCTTTGACCGTGATTGAACTAGATCACGTGATTGCCGAATACTGGCGTGGTAAGGGTTTGCCGGTTTTAGAAGAAGATGCTTTAAAGCTCGATTGGAATCAGTTTTATTCTGATAAAAAAACGGTTTTTGTCAGTAATCTGCCGTATCAGATTTCATCAAGCATCGTGATTGATCGTTCGATGGAAGATTACGGTATTGAGCACATGGTTTTGATGTTCCAAAAAGAAGTGGCGCAAAGAATCCGCGGGCCTGCAAAGTCGGAGCATTACGGGTTACTGAGTGTGATCGCACAAACTTTCTGGAATACCGCTTTAGTCAGCGAAGCCGGGCCCGGTGATTTTAAACCCCCTCCGCGTGTGGCTAGCCGAGTTTTATCGTTTTCAAGAATCCCGACAGAGATTAAAAAGCGTCCGCAGTTCTTAACCTTTGTTAAAACCGCCTTTGCCCAAAGACGAAAGCTTCTGAAATCAAATTTATCTGGTCTTTTAAAGCAAAAGCAGCTAACTGAAGAACAAATGGTTGGTTGGCTGGCCGACATGGGCTTTAAAGAAACCGTCCGCGCGGAAGAGCTCAGCCCTCCACAGTTTGTAGAGCTTTATAAGAAATTCGGGTTTGAATAA
- the smpB gene encoding SsrA-binding protein SmpB, with the protein MMSNILIIQENKKARFDYTIVETFEAGLVLTGSEVKSLRAKDVVLKDSYIAFRGDEAFLQNAHIAEYKASSYNNHVPERLRKLLLNRKELDEIYGALREKGYSCVPLKIYFKQGRAKLEIALVKGKKTHDKREAIKKRDVSDQIRSNLRRSR; encoded by the coding sequence ATAATGAGCAACATCTTGATCATTCAAGAAAACAAAAAAGCACGATTCGATTACACGATCGTTGAAACCTTCGAAGCAGGGTTGGTGCTGACGGGCAGTGAGGTGAAATCGCTTCGTGCCAAAGATGTTGTGTTGAAAGATTCCTATATCGCCTTTCGCGGGGATGAAGCTTTTTTGCAAAATGCCCACATCGCCGAATACAAAGCTTCTAGTTATAATAATCACGTGCCGGAACGCTTAAGAAAGCTGTTATTAAATCGCAAAGAGCTTGATGAAATTTACGGGGCTCTTCGTGAAAAAGGTTATTCGTGCGTGCCTCTAAAAATTTATTTTAAACAGGGACGCGCGAAATTAGAAATTGCTTTGGTGAAGGGTAAAAAAACTCACGACAAACGTGAGGCGATTAAGAAACGCGACGTTTCTGATCAAATTCGTTCAAATTTACGACGCTCTCGTTAG
- a CDS encoding DUF4398 domain-containing protein encodes MRFLQPTLGAILLSVIVSCQTVPAPIEDYSLARAAVEAARSVQAARHSPGYWHQAEEAYRKGRIYYEDRDFQKAKEQFVRARMAAEKAENSARLIRQRTGDVL; translated from the coding sequence ATGAGATTCTTACAGCCAACTCTCGGAGCGATTTTACTCTCGGTGATTGTCAGCTGTCAGACTGTACCGGCACCTATTGAGGATTATTCCTTAGCACGAGCTGCCGTTGAGGCGGCTCGTTCTGTTCAGGCGGCTCGCCATTCCCCAGGATACTGGCATCAAGCTGAAGAAGCTTACCGCAAAGGTCGCATCTATTACGAAGATCGCGATTTCCAAAAAGCTAAAGAACAATTTGTAAGAGCGCGTATGGCTGCGGAAAAGGCAGAAAATTCGGCGCGACTAATCCGTCAAAGAACGGGAGACGTATTATGA
- the pal gene encoding peptidoglycan-associated lipoprotein Pal: MLRKLALGLVACAMVAGCKGKQSQSDQSIETLPTGGQAAIDTSTYNPLGSDSGQIAGLVTVHFGYDKSNLDSKAKQDIATNVQWMKSNPAAKVQIEGHCDNRGTIEYNVALGERRANAVKAYMVSLGVAADRLSVISYGKEKPLESGDNEAAWAKNRRANFVPAQ, encoded by the coding sequence ATGCTTCGTAAATTAGCTCTTGGTCTTGTAGCCTGCGCAATGGTTGCTGGTTGTAAGGGTAAACAATCTCAATCAGATCAATCCATCGAAACTTTGCCAACAGGTGGCCAAGCAGCGATTGATACTTCAACATACAATCCGTTGGGTTCTGACTCTGGTCAAATCGCGGGTTTAGTAACTGTTCACTTCGGTTACGACAAATCGAATCTTGATTCTAAAGCGAAACAAGATATCGCGACGAACGTCCAGTGGATGAAATCTAATCCAGCGGCTAAAGTTCAAATTGAAGGTCACTGTGACAACCGTGGTACTATCGAGTACAACGTAGCTCTAGGTGAGCGTCGTGCAAACGCAGTGAAAGCTTACATGGTAAGCCTTGGCGTTGCTGCTGATCGCTTAAGCGTTATCAGCTACGGTAAAGAAAAACCACTTGAGTCAGGCGACAATGAAGCTGCTTGGGCGAAAAACCGCCGCGCAAACTTCGTACCTGCTCAGTAG
- the tsaD gene encoding tRNA (adenosine(37)-N6)-threonylcarbamoyltransferase complex transferase subunit TsaD: MERVLAIETSCDDTSVAIVDRSGWVHSVVAASQDLEHELYGGIVPEIAARNHSIALIPLIEEAFKKAGMSWSDIHGIAVTNRPGLIGALIVGLVTAKSLSQAKKIPFLGVNHLEGHLLAPFLKDSQYSPPEDFGYPYVGLAISGGHTSLYQIKGLGDYKVLGATRDDAAGECFDKFAKMAGLGFPGGVRVDQLAKTGNPEAFEFPRSMIHDDTFDMSFSGLKASGQRMLEQLGPELVQEQLPDLCASFQEAIVDVLIAKLDRAAKVYRAKRVILTGGVSANSRLRARAEKWAAEKGLTLVVPPIRYCTDNAAMIGYAGVLRMAQGETSAMDLGPSPQALTTDFK; the protein is encoded by the coding sequence ATTGAAAGAGTTCTCGCCATTGAAACCAGCTGTGATGACACTTCCGTTGCGATCGTGGATCGCAGTGGCTGGGTGCATTCGGTGGTTGCGGCCTCTCAAGATTTAGAACATGAACTTTACGGGGGCATTGTTCCCGAAATCGCGGCAAGAAATCATTCCATTGCGTTGATCCCTTTAATTGAAGAAGCCTTTAAAAAAGCCGGCATGTCTTGGTCAGATATTCACGGGATTGCGGTCACGAATCGCCCGGGTTTGATCGGGGCTTTGATTGTGGGTTTGGTGACTGCTAAATCACTTTCGCAAGCTAAAAAAATTCCTTTCTTAGGTGTGAATCATCTTGAAGGCCATTTGCTGGCGCCATTTTTAAAAGACAGTCAGTATTCTCCTCCGGAAGATTTTGGTTATCCGTATGTAGGCTTAGCGATCAGTGGGGGGCACACCAGTCTTTATCAAATTAAAGGTTTAGGTGATTACAAAGTGTTAGGGGCGACAAGAGACGACGCTGCCGGGGAATGCTTTGATAAGTTTGCTAAAATGGCAGGCCTTGGTTTTCCAGGTGGTGTGCGCGTAGATCAATTAGCAAAAACCGGAAACCCGGAAGCCTTTGAATTTCCTCGCAGCATGATTCATGACGACACTTTCGATATGAGTTTTTCAGGTCTTAAAGCCTCAGGCCAAAGAATGCTTGAGCAGTTGGGTCCAGAATTGGTGCAAGAACAGTTGCCAGACTTATGCGCCTCTTTTCAAGAAGCCATCGTCGATGTTCTTATTGCCAAGTTGGACCGAGCCGCTAAAGTGTATCGCGCTAAGCGTGTGATCTTGACCGGTGGAGTCAGTGCGAATTCTCGCTTGCGTGCGCGGGCGGAAAAATGGGCGGCCGAAAAAGGTTTGACCCTGGTTGTGCCGCCGATTCGTTATTGCACCGACAATGCGGCTATGATTGGTTACGCCGGTGTATTAAGAATGGCCCAAGGGGAAACTTCGGCGATGGATTTAGGTCCTTCACCGCAAGCATTGACGACGGACTTTAAATGA
- a CDS encoding tetratricopeptide repeat protein — MKLVILLSAVVLFMTGCLKTRNEVKEGEQRSTMQQQVVTLQRSNADVGNRFSDLESQIRELNGRVDVVENNVGKGSAGMENALKNSQQQNMEVGQRVAILQEAMGKLERDLLALNAEVQGLKAEKMAAQGQQAAKAAQAARKDFHEQGEEAFEKKDWKQAILQYQKYRDEYPKGKKFADSTYKIGVAFQELGMKDEAKTFYDEVVAKFPKSEEARRARIRLKSVGKK, encoded by the coding sequence ATGAAGTTAGTGATCTTGCTATCAGCTGTAGTTCTTTTTATGACGGGTTGCTTAAAAACTCGCAACGAAGTTAAAGAAGGTGAACAACGCAGTACCATGCAACAGCAGGTGGTGACTTTGCAAAGATCCAATGCGGACGTCGGCAATCGCTTTTCTGATCTGGAATCTCAAATCCGTGAATTAAATGGCCGCGTGGATGTGGTGGAAAACAATGTCGGTAAAGGCAGTGCGGGCATGGAAAACGCACTTAAAAATTCACAACAACAAAATATGGAAGTCGGTCAGCGCGTTGCCATTTTGCAAGAAGCGATGGGCAAGTTAGAGCGTGATCTTTTAGCTTTGAATGCCGAAGTCCAAGGTTTGAAAGCGGAAAAAATGGCCGCCCAAGGTCAGCAAGCCGCAAAAGCAGCACAAGCAGCACGTAAAGATTTCCATGAGCAAGGTGAGGAAGCCTTTGAAAAGAAGGATTGGAAACAAGCCATCTTGCAATACCAAAAATATCGTGATGAATACCCGAAAGGGAAAAAGTTTGCAGATTCCACTTACAAAATCGGAGTCGCATTCCAAGAGTTGGGCATGAAAGACGAAGCTAAAACTTTTTACGATGAAGTCGTAGCCAAGTTCCCAAAATCTGAAGAAGCTCGTCGTGCTCGTATCCGCCTAAAAAGCGTAGGTAAGAAATAA